The genomic DNA AGCGGCGCATGCCGTAACGCCCGTAGGTGCCGTGCAGAATATCTACTCTATGGTGGAGCGCACTTCTGAAAAAGATGTCATTCCTTTTTGCGTGGGAAACGGGATTGCTTTTGTGCCGTTCTCACCTGTCGCCAGCGGACTTTTATCCGGAAAAATTACACCGGATACGGAGTTCGGCCAGGTCGATGACGTGCGTGTATGGGTTCCACAACTGAAGCGGGAGAACATAACCGGCAATATGCCCATTGTCGAAATGCTCAGGAGTTTTGCCGCAGAAAAGCAGGCGACTCCAGCGCAGGTCTCTTTGGCTTGGATGCTCCGTAAATATACGAATGTCGTGCCCATTCCCGGCTCGAAGAACAAAGAGCGCATCATGGAGAATCTGCGGGCGTGCGAAATGCAACTGACAGATGAAGAGTTCGACAGGCTGGATTCCGAACTCGACAGATTGCCGGTATATGGCATACGCGGTCATGCGGAGACCGAACAGACTTCATTCGGAAACAACTGGTTAAAACTAAAATAATTCAAGCATGAAAAGAATTCTGATTTTAGGAGCATCCGGGACATTCGGGAAAGCTCTTGTCGAGAAGCTGAGCAATGACGAAGAGTGTCATCTGACGCTTGCATCCCGTCATGCCTCGGCTTGCTATCACGAAAGTGAGCGATGCCATGTCGTCGATTGTGACGCCATGAAAGCGGATGATTTGCAGCAGGCGATGGCGGGTTGCCATGTGGTGTATTGCGCCATATCGGGCGACGATTTGCCCGTTATCGCTGAAAAAACGGTATCAGCCATGAAGAAAGCCGGTTTACGCCGTATTATCTTTATGGGAGCCGTGGGAATCTACGATGAGATTCCGGCGGACATGGACGATGAAGACAATGTTAGAAACAATCCCGACCAAATACCCAACCGCAAAGCGGCGGATATTGTGGAAAACAGCGGTCTGGATTACACGGTACTTCGTCCGGGGTATTTACGGGACGGGGATAAGGATGATTTCACATTGACTTTCAAAGGCGAACAAGCGAAAGGATTGTTTCGACCATCCCCTCCGTTGTCGGGCTTGCCGTTCGTCTTATACATGATGACACGCTCTATGTCCGTCAAAGCGTGAGTATTACCCGTGATATGTCTGATACGGAAAAACTTTGATTCACTATGGAAATACGTTTTGAAAATAAAGTGGCATTTATTACGGGTGCGGCTGGCGGTATCGGTTATGCCGCCGCACGGATGTTTGCCGAAGCCGGTGCGTCGGTTGTCATGGCCGATTTGGATAGTCGGGTAACAGACCGTGCCAAGGAACTGGAAGCGGAAGGACACAACGCCATCGGTATCAGGTGTGACGTATCGGACGAGGTACAAGTGAAAGCGGCTGTCGAAAAGGCGGTCGCTGTTTTCGGCAAGTTGGATATAGCCTATAATAACGTAGGCATACATGCCGCCGTGCGGGAAGATCTGGCGGAAACCGAAGGCTGGGATTTCGACCGGGTAATTTCGGTCAATCTGCGTGGCGTGTGGAACTGTATGAAGTACGAACTTGTCGAGATGAAAAAGCACGGCAAGGGAGCCATCGTGAACTGCTCGTCGCAGGGTGGTCTGGTAGGCATCCCCTGCATCGGGGCTTACAACGCCTCGAAGCACGGTGTACTGGGACTGACCAAATCGGCGGCGTTGGAGTATGCCCGGCAGGGAATCCGCATCAACGCTATCTGCCCCGGCACCTGCGAGACACCGATGGTACGTCAGGCCATCGAGCAGTCGCCCGACCACATGGCACGTGTCATCGACGCCATCCCGTTGGGGCGTGTCGGCAAGGCAGAAGAAATCGCTTCGATGGTGCTGCTCCTTTGCAGCGACTATGCCGGCTTTGCCATCGGACAGACTTGGGCGATGGACGGAGGATATACGGCGATGTGATAAACAATAAATAGAATGAGAAACAGATTGAAAACAATCCTTGCCATTGCCTTTGTATGGGGGATGGCAATTCAAACAAACGCACAGGAAATGAATAAAGTACCAACTGTAAAACTGAACAACGGCATGGAAATGCCGCAATTGGGAGTCGGCACGTTCTTGGTCAAGGATAATGCCGCAGAAAGAGTATGCCATGCAATCAAGGTCGGGTTCCGCCTGATCGACACGGCACAGGGCTACGGAAACGAGAAAGAGGTGGGCGAAGGCATATGCCGGAGCGGAATAGACCGCCGAGAGCTGTTCATTACCACGAAAGTGAACACTATGGAAATGCGAGGCGGCACCGTGCGGCAGTCGCTTGACAAAAGTCTTGCCGACCTCGGAACGGACTACATCGACCTCGTACTCATCCACTGGCCCGTAAAAGGACATATCAAGGAGACTTGGCAGATATTGGAGGAATACGTGGACAAGGGGAAAATCCGCAGTATCGGCGTGAGCAACTTCAACCCGCACCATCTCGACGAGTTGCTGGAGTATGCACGCATACGTCCCGTCGTCAATCAAATCGAGATCGAGCCGTACATGACCCA from Parabacteroides merdae ATCC 43184 includes the following:
- a CDS encoding aldo/keto reductase, producing the protein MKRRKIRSLSVSEIGMGCMGFSHGYGQVPGAGYAEEAIREAFGYGCNFFDTAEGYGKELYYPGHNEEIVGRAVRGFRNEVVIATKLHIRPEAVEDCGSVYAAVRRHLERSLKNLQIDYVDLYYLHRINMEVDNLEVAHAMGRLIQEGLVREWGISTVDKAQLEAAHAVTPVGAVQNIYSMVERTSEKDVIPFCVGNGIAFVPFSPVASGLLSGKITPDTEFGQVDDVRVWVPQLKRENITGNMPIVEMLRSFAAEKQATPAQVSLAWMLRKYTNVVPIPGSKNKERIMENLRACEMQLTDEEFDRLDSELDRLPVYGIRGHAETEQTSFGNNWLKLK
- a CDS encoding NAD(P)H-binding protein, which codes for MKRILILGASGTFGKALVEKLSNDEECHLTLASRHASACYHESERCHVVDCDAMKADDLQQAMAGCHVVYCAISGDDLPVIAEKTVSAMKKAGLRRIIFMGAVGIYDEIPADMDDEDNVRNNPDQIPNRKAADIVENSGLDYTVLRPGYLRDGDKDDFTLTFKGEQAKGLFRPSPPLSGLPFVLYMMTRSMSVKA
- a CDS encoding SDR family oxidoreductase, with translation MEIRFENKVAFITGAAGGIGYAAARMFAEAGASVVMADLDSRVTDRAKELEAEGHNAIGIRCDVSDEVQVKAAVEKAVAVFGKLDIAYNNVGIHAAVREDLAETEGWDFDRVISVNLRGVWNCMKYELVEMKKHGKGAIVNCSSQGGLVGIPCIGAYNASKHGVLGLTKSAALEYARQGIRINAICPGTCETPMVRQAIEQSPDHMARVIDAIPLGRVGKAEEIASMVLLLCSDYAGFAIGQTWAMDGGYTAM
- a CDS encoding aldo/keto reductase; the protein is MRNRLKTILAIAFVWGMAIQTNAQEMNKVPTVKLNNGMEMPQLGVGTFLVKDNAAERVCHAIKVGFRLIDTAQGYGNEKEVGEGICRSGIDRRELFITTKVNTMEMRGGTVRQSLDKSLADLGTDYIDLVLIHWPVKGHIKETWQILEEYVDKGKIRSIGVSNFNPHHLDELLEYARIRPVVNQIEIEPYMTQHDVVGYTFRKGIQVEAWGPLGQGVTGVLDDPAIGEIAARHGKSAAQVILRWHMQRGLVTIPRCDNDAYTDENIRIFDFELSPSEMEIITGLNRNQRAYEQNDPDNFPW